The genomic stretch TCTCACTCCATTTCAGCCTTGACAAAAATATTTGACTAACCAGCTGCAACCGCCAAAAATTCCAGAGAGCTGTGATATCTTGGTGACGTGTGTTGCTCTCTTAATTCCATAGGGATCAGTCTTTTTCAGCTCTCCTGCTGTAGTTTCCTGCTCTCCATTAGACATTTGCCAGGTGAGTGATACAACTATAAGAAACTGGATGTGCAGTCCATTTTGCAAAATACACAGATTAGCTTGAAATTCTACCTTAGACAACTTGCCATGGATTATTTCAAATGATCGTTGCCCTGCTTGCATGTATCAGGTGTTCAAATAGCTATTCATTGATTTTCGAGATTATCTTTTGTGCATTAAGCACCCAAATTTAGTTTTGCACGCAAGGGGGTTGTGCTTGTGTTCATTGTTCTGATCTAGTCAAAGaaatcaaagaacaaataaaCACCAGTTCAGGAACAATAGAatgaagtccaattataagaatgATAAAGCAATCCACTAATCCAGTCTAACCATCTTTTGGCGATACCCATGTCAGATCACTAATGTACTTGCTAGAATAACTTATGCATCCAACATCCTGATCTCTAATCATTATAAGTGATATCTCATAGTTTACCTATCATACTGACTTGATTTTAGTATGCATTCAGTAACAAAGTTAGAGTGGCTTACATTGCTGATGATCTTTGCTCCAAACCAGGCAGAATCAGTGCCATATGGTGGAGGAATTACTTTTATTCCTTCAGAAATTAATGGTGGAAGAAGTTTGTGGAGCTCTTTCTCCAACCTCTCTGAAAATGATCACTCAAATAAAAGATGTAATTAAAATACATCAATTACATTTCAATTTTATTTCAAGGAATAAATTATGATCAGAATTGTTGAAATGCCAGCACAAGAATAACATACATATGGCTCTTCccatcaaaacaaaaagaaaatataggatgcaatgtaattaACACATTAAAACAACATACCGGGCAATCCTGGTAAGCATGATGTTCCACCAGCCAAAACGACGGTTTTAAACCATCCATCATTAGTCGCAACTTCAGCAGCTAAGCAGTGGTTCATACACAAAGCTACAGCTTGATGCAAACCCATTGAATGCCTGTAAGCACAAAAGACAGTACAAAGCTATGATAAACTTATCTTAAATGCTAATGttgcttttatatttttatttatcatttagtccaaatgaaatcaattttacaAATAAAATTTCTGAAGATGATAACTTTGAGATTATTGGCCTATTGATGATTGTGATACTAATTATTTAGATCAAGATGTGCAGCATCAAATAACTCGTTTTGCATGATTCCAATTCGACTGTTCTTGGCATCAAGAAATGCTAAAGAAAGTAGAAGTGGTGTAGGACGAGATTGCAATCAGTAGAGAGCTTTTCTTTCTTAAAGTACGatgaagaaagagagaaagagaaagacaaTAACAGAAAATAATAAAAGGAAAGGATAACTACCAAATTTGTTATTGTTTAGTGAGAAAATTTCAAAGATGGAAATCTCACACCTCTATACATCTCACACATGCATGTTTGATttatattattagaaaaataaatatagcCTCATACCACACAAGCACAAATGCAGAAATATGACTTTAATTCAGTGTCTCATTCTGTAACCTATCCACTACAATCCCTTTCCATCTTCAAAATCCTAAAtacaaataagaaaaaggaaatataaaaaaaaagaaaaagaatataaaCATGACTAGTTAAATCAACCAATTAATCATTTTTTCTTTGAAGAAGACAGCATTCAAAGATTGATTTCGAAAACAATTAATCCTCTTGATATTCTTGATTGATATGGTTCCATCTTCATCAGATAAAAAAAACTTTCTTGAGGGAAAATAATCATTAATCAAATTTAAGGTTAATCTCCTTTTTCTTTATCttaaatcaattaaatatttttcttcatttctccTTGAGCAATGTCGGTAGCCGATGTAAGATCATGAAAGATAGACCATTTGGTAACTTATGACATTTGTAAAATACCCATGTGTTGTTGCATAGTAACTTACCCCTGgttcataaaattaaaatatatattggcCTTGTATGGATCATTTTGGGTAAAACAAAATGTTTGATACAGATCAGATGATGTGGGACagttttgattaatttttatacTGAATATTTTTAATTAGTATAGGGTGCAACACTAATTTACTTGGACTAGCTTATCTAGGTTGTAGCACTCATTTACATCCTTTAGTGCTATTTTCGAACCCAACAAGTAATTTAATACGTGTGATCTACTAAAAAAATGTGACCTAGAAACAACTAAAAAATAACTATAGTTTCAAAAAAATATCAAGTCACAAGCAATGAAAATTAGTTCATGGGTGGCAATCCAACTTAAGAGAAATTGCATCAAAATTATTCAACAAGTTTAATTTTGATCATCCCTCAAGCCACTAACCATTTGGCAAGCTCCAGTTCATTTCAAGTTATCATTTGATAATTAAAAGTTCCCTTTAACAATTACTGTTAATCTTTATTATCAATAACGAACCCCAAGGACTTGCAATCAAGAGTACAAGGTGCAAAAACATCCCCATTAATGCTAAAAAAATCCACAGTGGCAAACATCGCCAGTGGTGTTGAGTGATCTTCTGCTCAACAAAAATTATGAAATATGCAATTAGATCAGGACTAAGgaaaaaaaatctattatatTATAGGATTAAGCTTCAGAAATTGTCAAAATGCATGATAACGgaagaaaaattaaaatgaacAAAGAACTTACAGTCccccaatatgtggctgaaaaagAATCTCTCCGGTTTGGAAGCATTCTTTTGATAGGGTGAACAAACCCTCACTTGCAACTTCACATGATTGTTTGGTATCTTTATGCAACTCTGCATCATAATCAGAGGCCACATAGCACAGTTTCTGGCATGAAAGATATTATCAGGCCATCTCCAATAATGATACATAAACCATTACCAAAAGGACCTCCTAGTTTAATGCAAACAATTCATGACATTAGAAGCATAGTGTGTATGTATTTATAGTAGCCATCATGGGCATATTATATAACACAAACTAAAAAGAAATCTAAATTATATTCATAAAGTAGACCCCACTGAATATATGCATATTCCATAGGGTTACATATGTATCCCCTAAGACCTAAAATCATAATGGATATACAGTAATGTGAACATAAATATAGTAATCTATTAGATTTAACCATAAGTTTGAACTGATTGTTTACCACTCTCCTCCCTTTTATAGAACTGTTTGTTGAAGTCCATAAAACTATGATTTTTTTACGCTTCTTTTGTTTCCAGACTAGTTTCCTACAAGAAACTGATGCTTAGGCTGTAAGCAACACCATTAACTCAAAATTTGAACTATAAACTACTGAGCCCCCTATGGTTCCTCCCCTGCTTCATTGAGTGTGCCTTTCCAACGAAGTCTTCCTCAAGGAATTAGTTTAAGAGTTACTCCTACACATTGTTGTCCTTTTTTATCTCTGCGTTATTTATATGTAGTGGTAGCAAAATAGCAAAAAAGTACAACCCTTCACCCACCTCTCCTTTCCATAAATACACCTTCATACAaaccaaaagaaaaaagataCCAAACTATGAAGACAACAACAGGGAAGGGAAATGATAATAAAATAGAAGCCCTTGTAGCTTCCGAAATTGTAAAAATATTCTTCTATGTTCTACCTAAAAGTTATTAATGTATATATATCCTAGCACGATCATTTTTCTATAATTTCAATTATCTATGGTGATTTTGTGAAACGGGGGACATCCAGAAAAGGCTGGAATGATAAATTTCCTTCCAAGAAGGAATAAAGAACATTCACAGGTGTAAAGTCTATCCAATGGAAAAAAAAAGTTTCTAAGACAAGTATGTGTACCTCCTTGATTGTTCGAACAGTATATAGAGACTGAAAATTTATATTTCTCTGCTGCATTAGTTCCTTGAGAAATCCAGTAAGTTTTAGAGCACCTAATGCCAACACTTCAATTCCCACTTCATGCATCACCTTGCCTCTAAGAACTGTTGAACAAATATTCTTTGTTAGAATGTGAGCCTGGAGACCATATACTATAAAATAAGATATTCATCTGAAATTCAAGCTCACTTCAACTTTTATCCATTAAAACTACTACAATTAAATAATATTTGGAATTGTTCAACTTTCAAATTAACTTGTTTAATTCCACTATAGGAGAATCGCTAGCTATAAATGCATTAAGATATTGAAAAAAATTTACATTAAACTTTCAAGCATTTTTAGGTCATGCATCTCGGACCTTGGCCGTAAAGTGAGGTGTCTGCCTAGGTCAATTTCTTTGAGACATCAATTCATATTTATTTACATTTAGACCTAGTCTCCCAAACTTAAATATTGACTCTATCGGGATAATTTAAACAAAATGAAATTTTAGAAATCTCAAGATATCTAGAAACAAGCAAGTGTTAGAAGCTGTAAGTTGCTTAACAGATTAACTCAAAGAATCTGTAAAATCTGTGCCCATAACCAACTTGGTTGCAACTTTGCACAAAGCAGAATCATCCAATTCAATGGGAGACAAGTCTAAGCATGCAGCTGGACATTAAGACAGCGAGAAATGGCATGCTGTGATATCATGCAAACCAACAGTTGGAACTTGAAGTAGTTACAGCTGAACAGATTAACTCAAGGAATCCCATAACCAACTTGGTTGCAACTATGAATGAAGCACAATCATGCAATTCAATGGAAGACATGTCTAAGCATGCAGCTGGACATTAAGACAGCAAGAAATGGCATGCTATGATATAATGCAAACCAACAGTTGGCATGAAGTTGAAGTATCACAGGGATAATCCCTACAGATATACATTTATATTACATCAAAAAATTAATCTTGATAAATAGTAAGTCGAAGTTTTATACTTCTATTcacggttcgcaataccgtaccataccggtatttcgacctgggctcggtaccggtacggtacggtataccgagcggtacacccaggtgtgccgagtactatagcactgctacagtgctacagtgcactcggaccggtaataggcggtccgcgtaccgacaacctgtcggaccggtacgtaccgcccataccgggcggtacagttcggtacggcagaccctgcttCTATTACCTAAAAACGAAGTGCATGCATTGAGTAATCAAGTACTTGAAATGATAACCATAACATATATATAAGCTATTTGGGACTTGCATTATTAACCACCAGTCTTAATCATTGTTAATAATGGTCACATTTGATATCATCATATAAGTGAGGAAAAGCTCTCATAAAGAAAGGACATGAGTAAAAAGTTAACTACATGGAAATACAAACTAAAAGAAATTTCTTTCATGCAGTACATGTGcaagtattttttttcttaaataaaataTGCTCAAACTAATTCATACGAGAAGGTTAAAGGAGAGTCTGAAATCATTAAATATAGTATGCAACAAACTGAACCTCATCCAGCATACCAATCATGTGCAGGACACGAGGTCCAAAAATTAGAATTTCAGGTTTCAACATTGCATATCAAGTGTAACATCCATATCAGACATATATTCCAGATAAAGCACTATCAAACCGCAGCTAGTATGATGGCAAGAAAATAAGTGATTAAGACAAAATCATGGAAACCTTTGTCCTTAAACATCAGGCATCCAAAAGAATGTATACTTGAAATTTGCTAGAAATGACAAATAATTGTAATAAAGTACCATGGATCTACTAGAAAGTTATGTCAGTAAATTAAAACCACAAGGACCAAAGGAATTACATAAATCATCAACATAAGAGCATCCAACAAGTCAGCAAAATATCATTtctgaaaaagaaaacaattaaTAATTGCAATAGGTGAAGGAAGGTTTACTTGGGACTACTGAGGTGACATTGAAACCGATATTAACAACAATTCCAGAAGTCCGTCTCGCTGCATATAAAGCTAAAACAGCCTGCAATTTTGTATTAGAAAAGCAGGtaagcttttcttcttttttcttttttgatggtGTGATACAAACATTTTTCAATTTCATTTAGATAAGATAAAAAAAACCCAGCAAGCAGTAGTGATAACTCAAACAATCTACAAGTTAATACCAATGGGCATCCTTGGGCTGAGCAGCCTGGGAAAGTCAACAATGGAGCAAGGAAGCAAGTACCTAAAAGAGCAGAATGGACCAGGTCTGAAAGATGGTTTTATAAGGAAAGGATATCATTCAATTCTTGATTGGAACTTTTCATGGAAATGATCTATTTAATTTGATTGATGGATCCAACAACTAATTTTAATGAATTAAAAAAGAGAGTGCTGTTATttgatattcctcctctttttcccTCTCTGTCTTTTCTCTCATTGCCAATAGAACCACCAATCTTGACCTGTTGTTTGCTAAAATCATATATAGCTTATTTTCATGAAGAATGGTGACAACACAAACTCTTTAAAGTCAATTTCAGACTAAATTACAGCAAGAAAACAACAAAAGTTAGAATCGCTAATGTGTTTGCATGAGACTTGACAGGTTATCTATTTTAATAATAACAAGTGAATGGGAGAATATATTTCCAGCAAATAAAAGATGAAACTGAAATATGCTTGAGAAACAAGTAAACAATATAATTGTGATATATAGAAGTTTGCATGATAGCAAACTACGAATCCTGGCACTACTGTTTAAAAGTAACACACAGGAAGATTTTCATGTTAATGTAAAATGAAAAAATTAAACAAGCCAGTTCAGATGCAAACTTGATCAATGGCACAAACTGCCGGAGCATTCATATCAAACAGGACCGAGTATATTGCCTCTCTCAATTGCCTCCTAGATGCTCTGGCAGCTTCAGTATCtgggaaaaaaaataaacaaacttAGAAGACATCATTGCATTTAACTACTAAGAACTTGTAAAGACACAAATATAAAGCAAATTATGTTTATTTTAAGCATTTTTCAGACAACTGAAATTTCTAATGGACAAGTAAATATATTGTACAAGATTTTAACAGGCTCACAAATCCAATAAGTGCATAAAAGTTCAAGGAAGCCctgcaagaaaataaaaattaattaacaaATCAGCACTACATGCGAAACATGATTCAAAGCCTTGATCAAGCAATGTTGCATGTGCAATTGGCCATGACCAGGCCCAGTCAGTAAGGCCAGTAGCTTTGCTGATCACTCATGTGTATAGTCACAAAAGGAGTTAAGTTACACTGCAACTGTCTTTTTCTCAAATTATTAGTAATCAGATCTTTCACAAAAACAAGTTGGTCCTTGGAAGAAACTAACGATTGTACTCAAATTTTAATCTAACAAAAACTTAGATTGTTATTCTGAAAAAGCTTCATGAATAAGACTATCTTAagtcaatcataaaaaatttcagatttctCCCATAATTTGGTTATCCTGCATTATATTAGCAAATCAACAGCACATAGTAGCAGAAAATGAAAGTTGAATAAAGCATGCCCATATAACAAACTCCTTTTTGTAACAAGAATGTTACATGAATATACAGACCCTCAGGGTAGCAGATTGGAACAGAGACAATTATTGGATGAGATGATGCCCTCACCTGCATCCTGCAGCAATTAGAACAAGGACACAAGACAAGCAGAATAAGCCTTTAGCATTAGAAAAAAGGTCATGTATATTAACTAGCAGTAGAGACTAGAAATGGAAGTTATCATCAACAAAGCAGAAACCTGCTGTAGATTGTCGAGAAAAAATGGTGAAGCCTTGAATGCACTGGAGACTCCAGGTTGCCAAATTCCTTTTTGAGAAACAGATCAATAATATTAGAGAGTAGAGAGGTGAAAGATACAGCCTTAGAGGTTAAGCAGCAGAAGGACTAAAAGATCAACATGTATTGTTAGACTCTCATTAACAAATCCAGCAAAGGAAAACATAATTACTAATGTTGACATGATAGTAAAAGAAAGCTTTACCAAAAATGTTGCACAACGTCCAGATGGAGCAGCATATTTGCTCCAACCATATTTGCAATAACCAGATCCACCTACATGTAGCACAAAAGGATAAACAAACATGAAAGGCATGTAAGTTTTCAGAAATCTGCACATTAGAAAATGACATAAATTGGAATAATCAGATGGAGCAACATGCGCTCCAGTCATATTTGCAATGACGATGTCCATCTTCACATAGCACAAAGAGAAACAAATGAAGGATAACACGGAAAAGGGACACACTCTGGGAAATACCCAACCAAATCAATcaatgaattttctttttaggaCACAATTAGATCCTGCAACAAGCATGCTCAGTCTGGAAATAGGACCATGTTGGCTTTCATCTTATAAACAAAAATTTACAGTAACACAAAGCAAACCTCCTTTCCTTAATCTTAGTAACCAACTAAGTGAGTCCACTACATAAGATGGAAGTAGATATTAAAATGCTAAATGCACTATGCCAATTCAGAATTCTTAAATTCTCTTAAAATTTAACAATAAACAGTTCcaatagaaacatgaagaatcttCCATATGGTAAATGGGATTTTTGAGTTTCATAAAACTCCCAAATGCTAACCACCCACTCCTGAGCAAACAAAATgttgaaggaaaaaagaaaagaatcataTGAAAAAATGTTCCAATACGAAAGATGATTATGGTCACGCTGATTATCCGATATGCATCCATATGACTAAAGCCCTTACCATCAACAATAATGGCACCTGAAACTATGGCACGTTCTGCAAAGATGTGCATGAAGGATATTTGCTGCGAGTGATCAAAGTACAACCTGTCACATATAATTAAAAttgttattaaaaataaaattaagcaaacatTATTCCCATCTTACATAACTTTCAAAATAGATGATAGAACCATAGAGTATATTGCAGCATTCACAAAATGGTCAAGTTAATCAATGTATCATTTCTCTGTATCAAACTTTTAGAAATATATATTAGCTGTTCAGCATTTATCATGCCTAAGGATAACAAGGAATTACTCCCAAAATTAAAAGAGCGAAGTAGTAGCACAAAAATCAACCTATGTTGCAATAGAATCTTTAACTTCAAAATCATAGAAGCTCCATGACATGAAGGAATGATGAACTTGATTATGTGTCACAACAGAGATAATTAAGTGAAAACATTATATGTTGAACAAGCCTACAGTAATCACTAACAAGTGTCACAGCGACTACATATTTAAATAAGTTTGTGCCATCCGTAATGCACATTACCAAGTAAATACAAACTTAATGGTTACCAGTAAGTCATAATCAGGCCACCAAAGCAGGTAGATACCTCTTTGCCTGCTGACAAGTCTACTACCACAATCTGCAACTAGTGCTTTGCACCACGATAGTTCACTGTCTACGTGATGTACACTTCCAAAAGCTTGGAGTTTGCAGTAAGTAGTGTAAGGGAAAAGCAATTGGTATATATAAATTTTGGCGAACTAACTATCAACCCTATGTAAACTCTGTGAAGGTGATAGCAAATACTCGCCAAGGCAAATTTAAACAGGAGAGCAGTGCACCTTTATAACCTAAGAGGCAAGTTGACAGGTATGAAAATATACATTAGTGGTTGTAATTTACACTCATGCAACCTAGCAGCAAGCCTCGAAAATTCTCCCAATTCAGATAGGCTGTGTGAAATAAGGAGCTTTGCTCGGAAACCAGCAGAAGAGCCAATGGATAATTCCAAGATTTAGATACAGAGGAAAACTTCAAGAAATGAAAAGACTGGACCTACATCGGCCCTGATCTCAAGTGCGTCTCAGCAAATAGCACGGTGTCGAATGGATGCTTCCCATGCGTTAGGAAGAAGACCCAGAGCCTATTGTCCGACACCAAAACCTTCCACGACTTGCACACGAGGCCCGACCTGGCGGCCTCCTTCGGCCCGAGGAGCTTCAGTACCTGCACGAAGACATCGGTGGGCAGACGATCGAGATCACCCATGGATGTGTTGTTGTGATCATCTTCGGCGGACTCGCGGTTCGAAGTTGATCCGGGGCGGCTCGGGACAGAGCCCCAAAACTTTCTTAGCACCACCGCCACCAGGACTTGAAGGAGTGCGCGAATTCGGTGCCATATGATCGGAACCCAATCTAGGGTTCGGCGGGGGTGCGGGTTTGTGGGAGGATCGAAGTGGCGGGAAGATGAAGATGCGGCAGAAGTGGACTGGATCGATCTCCTTCTCATGGCGATGGGGGAGGGCGAGAAATTGGAGATGATCAAAATGGTTAGGGTTTCGATCAGGTGAGATTggcgagaagaggaagaagggagacgaggaagcagaagaggaggagaaggggtcGGTTAAGGTATCGAAGAGGACGGGCGGGGCGATGAACCAAAGTTTCCGGCAAGGATTTTCTCCAACCGTACCTTTTAGTTGGAGTCCTCCACATAGCACATCTTGGTCGTCCAACAAAGTAACTGAAGCGATAACGGTCCGATCATATTGCATGTATTTAGTGATGGAGGGGATCCTACCGGAGGCTGATTGTTGCTAACCTGCGCCGGGAGCGAAACGTGGGACGTGGGAAGAGCCAACCGTCATTGGTCAGAGCATGCGGCTCCCACAACATCCGCATCGGCTGCGAGGATCGTGCCCGATGGCGTGAGGCAAGAAGAGGCTGTCTCCTGTTGTGATTGGATGCCTATGAGTCGAGAGGCACTCTCATGGCCACGTGTGAGCTTCAAGGGCTGTGGAGGTGGTTTGCCAGTCGCCAAGCGCAAGTTGGGATCCACTGTCTGCCCGGACCATGCATTTCCATGCAATGACGAATAAGGATGTGATGTGCGAAGCTGGTGACTAGATCTCTTCGACTCTGATTTATCTTTAAAGAAAttgcatattatattatattatttatatataattgttTGCTTATTGATCTAAATTTAAGTTTAACATatctaaaaacttataaaattttgaagctataagaaaattaaaaatattgaatttttaaggataatttttatttttattttattagcatCCCATTTTCTATTAATTCACACAGAATATCCTTATTTCATAAAATAGCTAACATTTACTATAGTGTTTTTGAGAAACTGGTCTAATTTGAATTACTCATAAATTAGACTGCCAACATTGACTATAGTTTGCCATCATTAATGAATATTTTTGGATCTATATATGAAGAACCTTGATATTATTACTTTATTTCCTGCTATTTATCTCTAATGACCATTTTGACAGGCTCCAACCTTATCCACCACCTAGTCTAATCACACATGTGAATTTACGTTATTGTTCATAGTACTAAAAACACATATGATATGAAGACATTTCATCTTATAAAAATATACTAAAATGCAGGAATCTATGTGCAAATAAGCCATGTATTATTTTCTCCATAAAGAACTCTCATTTGTCATCCTCTTAAACCATTTTAATTTTCCATGTAAGTATAAGCTTGTTTCAAGCTCTTTCAAGTGATTGATAAATTACTGTCTTACTATAATCACTGTGGAGTTTTCTGCTTCTTGCATGTTTATTATAATCTTTGGAATCAAAGCTTGGGTTTTAAAGAGTGGATACATTATATTGACTTGTTTTGAGCATACAAATAAAGTCAGCAATGAGAAATGTATTTGGATAGCAATCGTTGAATTTGATACAAAAAAGGATAGAGTTATGAATCAATTTGACTTGTTATtccataaatatttaatctattttttctctTGATGCAACAAACAAATTAATCTATTTATAATACttgaacaaatttaattttaacatAAACTGCATACTAAATCCTATTGAGTTTCTTTAATCAGTCTGAATGTTTGGTGCACTTATATTTTGTACTTGTCAAAATGCAAGACAGATGCAAACTTGATAAGCCAAAAAAAGGAAGAATATGATAAACCATCAACATCATCCCCAGAAAGAACTTGTTTATGGATGCATGAGTCCATGTCATGATTGAATTAGCTTGATATTGACATGTCAATTCAACCAAAAGTTTAAACTAATAGGTATCACTCGATTCTCTAAATAATCATCGATGTGTAGTTAATGTTTTTAGTGCTCTTTTTGATTATTTTTCGTATATAAATATTTCCTGAGACTTTCTGTATTAGTAGTAACACTTAGTGTGGTAGTTCTTAGACAGATAAGAAGCTTTAGCATTTGAACCTGTGGTTCTTGTCGAGGAACTATTCACATGC from Musa acuminata AAA Group cultivar baxijiao chromosome BXJ1-3, Cavendish_Baxijiao_AAA, whole genome shotgun sequence encodes the following:
- the LOC135633527 gene encoding actin-related protein 8-like isoform X1, with translation MRRRSIQSTSAASSSSRHFDPPTNPHPRRTLDWVPIIWHRIRALLQVLVAVVLRKFWGSVPSRPGSTSNRESAEDDHNNTSMGDLDRLPTDVFVQVLKLLGPKEAARSGLVCKSWKVLVSDNRLWVFFLTHGKHPFDTVLFAETHLRSGPMLYFDHSQQISFMHIFAERAIVSGAIIVDGGSGYCKYGWSKYAAPSGRCATFLEFGNLESPVHSRLHHFFSTIYSRMQVRASSHPIIVSVPICYPEDTEAARASRRQLREAIYSVLFDMNAPAVCAIDQAVLALYAARRTSGIVVNIGFNVTSVVPILRGKVMHEVGIEVLALGALKLTGFLKELMQQRNINFQSLYTVRTIKEKLCYVASDYDAELHKDTKQSCEVASEGLFTLSKECFQTGEILFQPHIGGLHSMGLHQAVALCMNHCLAAEVATNDGWFKTVVLAGGTSCLPGLPERLEKELHKLLPPLISEGIKVIPPPYGTDSAWFGAKIISNETTAGELKKTDPYGIKRATHVTKISQLSGIFGGCSWLVKYFCQG
- the LOC135633527 gene encoding actin-related protein 8-like isoform X4; the encoded protein is MRRRSIQSTSAASSSSRHFDPPTNPHPRRTLDWVPIIWHRIRALLQVLVAVVLRKFWGSVPSRPGSTSNRESAEDDHNNTSMGDLDRLPTDVFVQVLKLLGPKEAARSGLVCKSWKVLVSDNRLWVFFLTHGKHPFDTVLFAETHLRSGPMLYFDHSQQISFMHIFAERAIVSGAIIVDGGSGYCKYGWSKYAAPSGRCATFLEFGNLESPVHSRLHHFFSTIYSRMQVRASSHPIIVSVPICYPEDTEAARASRRQLREAIYSVLFDMNAPAVCAIDQAVLALYAARRTSGIVVNIGFNVTSVVPILRGKVMHEVGIEVLALGALKLTGFLKELMQQRNINFQSLYTVRTIKEKLCYVASDYDAELHKDTKQSCEVASEGLFTLSKECFQTGEILFQPHIGGLHSMGLHQAVALCMNHCLAAEVATNDGWFKTVVLAGGTSCLPGLPERLEKELHKLLPPLISEGIKVIPPPYGTDSAWFGAKIISNNNEHKHNPLACKTKFGCLMHKR
- the LOC135633527 gene encoding actin-related protein 8-like isoform X5, whose product is MRRRSIQSTSAASSSSRHFDPPTNPHPRRTLDWVPIIWHRIRALLQVLVAVVLRKFWGSVPSRPGSTSNRESAEDDHNNTSMGDLDRLPTDVFVQVLKLLGPKEAARSGLVCKSWKVLVSDNRLWVFFLTHGKHPFDTVLFAETHLRSGPMLYFDHSQQISFMHIFAERAIVSGAIIVDGGSGYCKYGWSKYAAPSGRCATFLEFGNLESPVHSRLHHFFSTIYSRMQVRASSHPIIVSVPICYPEDTEAARASRRQLREAIYSVLFDMNAPAVCAIDQAVLALYAARRTSGIVVNIGFNVTSVVPILRGKVMHEVGIEVLALGALKLTGFLKELMQQRNINFQSLYTVRTIKEKLCYVASDYDAELHKDTKQSCEVASEGLFTLSKECFQTGEILFQPHIGGLHSMGLHQAVALCMNHCLAAEVATNDGWFKTVVLAGGTSCLPGLPERLEKELHKLLPPLISEGIKVIPPPYGTDSAWFGAKIISNIRTMNTSTTPLRAKLNLGA
- the LOC135633527 gene encoding actin-related protein 8-like isoform X2, which translates into the protein MRRRSIQSTSAASSSSRHFDPPTNPHPRRTLDWVPIIWHRIRALLQVLVAVVLRKFWGSVPSRPGSTSNRESAEDDHNNTSMGDLDRLPTDVFVQVLKLLGPKEAARSGLVCKSWKVLVSDNRLWVFFLTHGKHPFDTVLFAETHLRSGPMLYFDHSQQISFMHIFAERAIVSGAIIVDGGSGYCKYGWSKYAAPSGRCATFLEFGNLESPVHSRLHHFFSTIYSRMQVRASSHPIIVSVPICYPEDTEAARASRRQLREAIYSVLFDMNAPAVCAIDQAVLALYAARRTSGIVVNIGFNVTSVVPILRGKVMHEVGIEVLALGALKLTGFLKELMQQRNINFQSLYTVRTIKEKLCYVASDYDAELHKDTKQSCEVASEGLFTLSKECFQTGEILFQPHIGGLHSMGLHQAVALCMNHCLAAEVATNDGWFKTVVLAGGTSCLPGLPERLEKELHKLLPPLISEGIKVIPPPYGTDSAWFGAKIISNAIFMIYWIMAPSSISGSEMTCFPRETNKK
- the LOC135633527 gene encoding actin-related protein 8-like isoform X3, whose protein sequence is MRRRSIQSTSAASSSSRHFDPPTNPHPRRTLDWVPIIWHRIRALLQVLVAVVLRKFWGSVPSRPGSTSNRESAEDDHNNTSMGDLDRLPTDVFVQVLKLLGPKEAARSGLVCKSWKVLVSDNRLWVFFLTHGKHPFDTVLFAETHLRSGPMLYFDHSQQISFMHIFAERAIVSGAIIVDGGSGYCKYGWSKYAAPSGRCATFLEFGNLESPVHSRLHHFFSTIYSRMQVRASSHPIIVSVPICYPEDTEAARASRRQLREAIYSVLFDMNAPAVCAIDQAVLALYAARRTSGIVVNIGFNVTSVVPILRGKVMHEVGIEVLALGALKLTGFLKELMQQRNINFQSLYTVRTIKEKLCYVASDYDAELHKDTKQSCEVASEGLFTLSKECFQTGEILFQPHIGGLHSMGLHQAVALCMNHCLAAEVATNDGWFKTVVLAGGTSCLPGLPERLEKELHKLLPPLISEGIKVIPPPYGTDSAWFGAKIISNVSTFCDAWCITKKQFRQNPRRISGD